A window of Silurus meridionalis isolate SWU-2019-XX chromosome 28, ASM1480568v1, whole genome shotgun sequence contains these coding sequences:
- the c28h4orf33 gene encoding UPF0462 protein C4orf33 homolog isoform X1 translates to MGVSGGSRGAGVAQMEFSIKNMWDSKPVDHAPVKIRFSPGDGGLKMVVCAPFFNEPAAPPGPPGQPFPGLWDYEVVEVFFLNSSTEQYVEFEVCPHGQHLVLLLNGKHNAFVQQLPLVFCATITGGRWRGEALLPWSFFPPGVNKMNSYAIHGLAEGRTYEALYPIPSEDLLLGQGPDFHRLEYFQPFSLQSIMGEDWVQPESDLWKGVRE, encoded by the exons ATGGGAGTTTCAGGAGGGTCACGTGGTGCTGGTGTGGctcag ATGGAGTTCAGCATTAAGAACATGTGGGACAGTAAACCTGTGGACCATGCCCCAGTGAAGATCCGTTTTTCTCCTGGAGATGGGGGTCTGAAGATGGTGGTTTGTGCTCCATTTTTTAACGAGCCAGCAGCTCCTCCTGGTCCTCCTGGGCAGCCATTTCCTGGGCTCTGGGATTATGAAG tggtggAAGTGTTTTTCCTGAACAGCAGCACTGAGCAGTATGTGGAGTTTGAAGTTTGCCC ACACGGACAACATCTGGTACTCCTTCTGAATGGAAAACACAATGCCTTCGTG CAACAGCTCCCTCTGGTGTTCTGTGCCACTATCACAGGGGGTAGGTGGCGGGGCGAGGCTCTTCTGCCCTGGAGCTTTTTCCCCCCCGGGGTCAATAAGATGAACTCGTACGCTATTCACGGCTTGGCAGAAGGGCGGACCTACGAGGCTCTTTATCCCATCCCCTCTGAGGACCTGCTGCTGGGACAGGGGCCGGACTT tcaCCGTCTGGAGTACTTCCAGCCTTTCAGCCTTCAAAGCATCATGGGAGAAGACTGGGTCCAGCCTGAATCTGACCTGTGGaagggagtgagagagtga
- the c28h4orf33 gene encoding UPF0462 protein C4orf33 homolog isoform X2, whose product MEFSIKNMWDSKPVDHAPVKIRFSPGDGGLKMVVCAPFFNEPAAPPGPPGQPFPGLWDYEVVEVFFLNSSTEQYVEFEVCPHGQHLVLLLNGKHNAFVQQLPLVFCATITGGRWRGEALLPWSFFPPGVNKMNSYAIHGLAEGRTYEALYPIPSEDLLLGQGPDFHRLEYFQPFSLQSIMGEDWVQPESDLWKGVRE is encoded by the exons ATGGAGTTCAGCATTAAGAACATGTGGGACAGTAAACCTGTGGACCATGCCCCAGTGAAGATCCGTTTTTCTCCTGGAGATGGGGGTCTGAAGATGGTGGTTTGTGCTCCATTTTTTAACGAGCCAGCAGCTCCTCCTGGTCCTCCTGGGCAGCCATTTCCTGGGCTCTGGGATTATGAAG tggtggAAGTGTTTTTCCTGAACAGCAGCACTGAGCAGTATGTGGAGTTTGAAGTTTGCCC ACACGGACAACATCTGGTACTCCTTCTGAATGGAAAACACAATGCCTTCGTG CAACAGCTCCCTCTGGTGTTCTGTGCCACTATCACAGGGGGTAGGTGGCGGGGCGAGGCTCTTCTGCCCTGGAGCTTTTTCCCCCCCGGGGTCAATAAGATGAACTCGTACGCTATTCACGGCTTGGCAGAAGGGCGGACCTACGAGGCTCTTTATCCCATCCCCTCTGAGGACCTGCTGCTGGGACAGGGGCCGGACTT tcaCCGTCTGGAGTACTTCCAGCCTTTCAGCCTTCAAAGCATCATGGGAGAAGACTGGGTCCAGCCTGAATCTGACCTGTGGaagggagtgagagagtga